The Aureitalea marina genome includes a window with the following:
- a CDS encoding DUF2911 domain-containing protein → MSKLYTHLTIVVVLLLFTLFHSHAQINTPRGSQMATVNQTVGTSTIEITYSRPSVNGREIWGSLVPYGLNNLGFGTSTAAPWRAGANENTIITFSDDVQVEGKPVEAGTYALFLNVQEGEKANLILNKKNTAWGSFFYEAKDDVVNVEITTKTIPHTEMLTFGFPEVTATSATAALMWEKRSFPFTIEVPVTDIVLRDIRNSMENQSGFNRQTWEQAAAYAANNGGDLNEALGWIDAAIAGQFFSQKTFANVQIKAGILNQMGRQQEALALVEENMDLGTILEIHQYGRQLIAIGMKDQAMEVFQFNADKNKDTWPVHYGMARGLSAKGDYKNALKHLEKALVNAPNEASKGRVAANIDKLKNGEDIN, encoded by the coding sequence ATGTCAAAGCTTTACACCCACCTGACCATCGTGGTCGTACTCCTGCTTTTTACACTTTTCCATTCCCATGCTCAGATCAACACTCCAAGGGGTAGTCAGATGGCTACGGTTAATCAGACCGTCGGTACGTCAACCATAGAGATCACCTATTCCCGACCCAGTGTCAACGGGCGGGAGATCTGGGGTAGCCTAGTACCATATGGGCTGAATAATCTGGGGTTTGGAACCTCAACCGCGGCGCCTTGGAGAGCGGGTGCTAACGAGAACACCATTATTACCTTTTCGGATGATGTTCAGGTAGAAGGTAAGCCTGTAGAAGCCGGGACGTACGCCCTCTTTCTAAATGTTCAGGAAGGGGAAAAGGCCAACCTCATACTAAACAAAAAGAATACGGCCTGGGGCAGTTTTTTCTATGAGGCCAAAGACGATGTGGTCAACGTAGAGATCACCACCAAGACCATTCCCCACACTGAGATGCTGACCTTTGGATTTCCTGAAGTCACGGCCACTTCGGCTACGGCGGCCTTAATGTGGGAAAAACGTTCATTCCCCTTTACGATCGAGGTGCCTGTAACAGATATTGTCCTCAGAGATATACGGAATTCGATGGAGAATCAATCCGGTTTTAACCGACAGACTTGGGAGCAGGCTGCGGCTTATGCGGCCAATAACGGAGGAGACCTGAACGAAGCCCTCGGTTGGATCGACGCTGCTATCGCCGGCCAATTCTTCAGTCAAAAGACCTTTGCCAATGTGCAGATCAAGGCCGGAATATTGAACCAAATGGGACGGCAACAGGAAGCCTTGGCCCTTGTGGAAGAGAATATGGATTTAGGTACTATCCTGGAGATCCATCAATACGGGCGCCAGCTAATAGCCATAGGTATGAAGGATCAGGCCATGGAGGTTTTCCAATTCAACGCAGACAAGAATAAAGATACTTGGCCCGTGCATTACGGTATGGCGCGTGGGTTATCGGCCAAAGGAGATTATAAGAACGCTCTGAAACACTTAGAAAAAGCACTTGTCAATGCACCAAACGAGGCCAGTAAGGGTCGGGTAGCGGCAAATATTGACAAGTTAAAGAACGGAGAAGACATCAATTAG
- the recG gene encoding ATP-dependent DNA helicase RecG, which translates to MNSHSLQTSIEFLKGVGPNRAQLLASELGIHCYQDLLHLFPNRYIDRTRFYKISEIQGSNAEIQIVGQITHIKTVSQKKGSRLVATFKDETGHMELVWFRGQKWIRENLKLTQPYVIFGRVNKFDNRFSMPHPEMELLSEYKTRIRKGMQPIYPSTEKLVNRGITNRVIIKLMEELFRQFQGQFDESLSDKIMSEANLIDKNKALINIHFPTNQELLTSSRYRLKFEELFYIQLQLVRKNLLHKTQIKGHNFAEIGTYLNTFFKEYLPFELTGAQKKVLKEIRHDLGSGAQMNRLLQGDVGSGKTIVAFMSMLIALDNGYQACLMAPTEILSVQHYQGLYNWCKSLNISIYLLTGSTKNSIRREIHQKLENGEIQLLVGTHALIEDKVKFKNLGLAVIDEQHRFGVAQRSRLWHKNTTPPHVLVMTATPIPRTLAMSVYGNLDLSVIDELPPGRKDIRTVHRTDASRLKVFRFLKEEIAKGRQVYVVYPLIQESEAMDYKDLMDGYESMVREFPLPNYQISIVHGQMKPADKDFEMSRFVKGETQIMVATTVIEVGVNVPNASVMVVESAERFGLSQLHQLRGRVGRGAEQSYCILMTGHKLTREAQTRLETMVRTNDGFEIAEVDLKLRGPGDVMGTQQSGVLALRIADLVQDEPILKLARSMAFQVLREDPGLKKVQNLPIRKTYQELSKFRNIWNYIS; encoded by the coding sequence ATGAACAGCCACTCGCTGCAAACCTCCATAGAGTTCCTAAAAGGTGTTGGCCCTAATCGGGCTCAATTACTAGCTAGTGAACTTGGAATTCACTGTTATCAGGACCTCTTACACCTCTTTCCAAATCGTTATATAGACAGGACCAGGTTTTACAAGATCTCAGAAATACAGGGGTCTAACGCAGAAATACAGATCGTTGGTCAGATCACTCATATCAAGACAGTCAGTCAAAAAAAGGGTAGCCGTCTTGTAGCCACTTTCAAGGACGAGACCGGGCACATGGAATTGGTTTGGTTCCGCGGTCAGAAATGGATACGGGAGAATCTTAAACTTACTCAACCTTATGTCATCTTTGGTCGTGTAAACAAATTCGACAACAGATTCTCCATGCCTCATCCAGAAATGGAGTTACTTTCTGAATATAAAACAAGGATCAGAAAGGGGATGCAACCCATCTACCCCTCTACCGAGAAACTCGTTAATCGGGGAATTACCAACAGAGTGATTATAAAACTAATGGAGGAACTTTTTCGACAATTTCAAGGGCAATTCGACGAGTCCCTCTCCGACAAGATCATGTCCGAAGCTAATTTGATCGATAAAAACAAGGCACTTATCAATATTCATTTTCCTACCAACCAGGAATTATTGACAAGTTCTCGATATCGTTTAAAATTTGAGGAACTATTCTACATTCAGTTGCAACTCGTACGAAAGAATCTCCTGCATAAGACCCAGATCAAGGGACATAATTTTGCTGAGATCGGAACCTACCTCAATACTTTTTTTAAGGAGTATTTACCTTTTGAATTGACGGGCGCTCAAAAGAAAGTACTAAAGGAAATCCGTCATGATCTGGGTAGTGGTGCTCAAATGAACAGGCTTCTCCAGGGAGATGTGGGAAGTGGTAAGACCATAGTCGCCTTCATGTCAATGCTTATAGCACTTGACAATGGCTACCAAGCTTGCTTGATGGCGCCAACTGAAATTTTGTCAGTCCAACACTATCAAGGTTTATACAATTGGTGTAAGTCTCTTAATATCAGTATTTATTTGCTAACAGGTTCAACTAAAAATTCAATTAGACGAGAAATACACCAAAAGCTAGAAAATGGTGAGATTCAGCTGCTGGTTGGCACTCACGCCTTGATCGAAGATAAGGTGAAATTCAAAAATCTCGGTCTTGCAGTGATAGACGAACAACACCGTTTTGGAGTTGCTCAGCGATCCCGGCTTTGGCATAAGAACACTACCCCACCCCATGTATTGGTGATGACCGCTACACCCATCCCCAGAACTTTAGCCATGAGTGTATATGGCAACTTGGATCTCAGTGTTATAGACGAACTTCCACCGGGAAGAAAAGACATCAGGACCGTTCATAGGACTGATGCCAGCCGCCTGAAGGTTTTTCGCTTTTTAAAGGAGGAGATAGCCAAGGGAAGGCAGGTCTATGTGGTCTACCCATTGATACAGGAAAGTGAAGCCATGGATTACAAGGACCTCATGGATGGTTATGAAAGTATGGTAAGGGAGTTTCCGTTGCCCAACTACCAGATCTCCATTGTCCACGGTCAGATGAAACCAGCAGACAAGGACTTCGAAATGAGTCGATTTGTAAAAGGGGAGACTCAGATCATGGTAGCAACCACTGTGATCGAGGTTGGAGTCAACGTACCCAATGCATCCGTCATGGTGGTAGAAAGCGCTGAGCGGTTCGGCCTTTCACAACTCCACCAGCTAAGAGGAAGGGTTGGCCGGGGTGCAGAACAGAGCTATTGCATACTGATGACCGGCCATAAACTGACCAGAGAGGCACAGACACGCTTAGAAACTATGGTCAGGACCAACGATGGCTTTGAAATTGCCGAGGTTGACCTCAAGCTCAGAGGGCCAGGAGATGTTATGGGCACTCAGCAGAGTGGCGTGCTTGCCCTTCGCATTGCCGACCTGGTGCAGGACGAACCGATTTTGAAACTAGCAAGATCAATGGCATTCCAGGTGCTGAGAGAAGATCCTGGCTTAAAGAAAGTGCAGAATCTACCCATAAGAAAAACCTACCAGGAATTGAGCAAATTCCGAAATATTTGGAACTACATATCTTAG
- a CDS encoding TlpA family protein disulfide reductase — MIRTLLGLFYIAILFSCASERCDERSSWIGGEIVNPKLDHVLLFHNDIVVDTIPLQSNNFFLYESNDLKEGLYSFQHYEYQVFYVEPGDSLMLRVNTVDFDESLTFSGRGAPKNNLMIEMFLINEKEDQLLSSQYALPPEEFQAELDSLQDIRWELLTEFKEKHQPGPRFAKLMEANVDYDFFARKELYLTANASNYQRNEQLPVPASFTAHRMVDDYDDCDVHAHYSYYRYINRLFDNLAYEQYQDQGRFNRNSFRHNFLRMQLVDSLIDHEHLKNMMLRSNIGRYLINANNEEEERNMLDLFMNSSTNEDHKLEIQRLAENAMKLTPDHIIPNVALISYDQTSVDLHEVIRRPTVFYFWNTESSNHYKSIHERVASLKSDYPKFDFVGINTGADYRKWRKIIDKMGYFPSREYLFDNVEVGQEKLMVGSINKAIIIDGSGNILEGNSNLFYRDIEAILAGISQ, encoded by the coding sequence ATGATAAGAACTTTACTTGGCCTTTTTTACATAGCAATACTATTTTCCTGTGCCAGCGAGCGATGCGACGAGCGTTCCAGTTGGATAGGCGGTGAGATCGTTAACCCTAAACTGGATCATGTTCTGCTTTTCCACAACGACATCGTGGTGGACACCATTCCCCTTCAATCCAACAATTTCTTTCTTTACGAATCCAACGACCTTAAGGAAGGACTTTATTCTTTTCAACATTACGAGTATCAGGTATTCTATGTAGAACCGGGGGATAGCTTGATGCTGCGCGTAAACACCGTAGATTTTGACGAATCCCTGACCTTCAGTGGCAGAGGAGCGCCGAAGAACAACCTGATGATCGAGATGTTCCTGATTAACGAAAAGGAGGATCAACTACTCTCTAGTCAGTACGCTCTGCCTCCGGAGGAATTCCAGGCAGAACTAGATTCACTGCAAGATATTCGATGGGAACTTTTAACCGAGTTCAAAGAAAAACACCAACCCGGACCTCGTTTCGCCAAGTTGATGGAGGCTAACGTAGATTATGATTTCTTTGCCCGCAAAGAACTGTATTTAACCGCGAATGCCTCCAACTATCAGCGCAATGAACAGCTGCCTGTTCCAGCTAGTTTTACTGCCCATCGGATGGTCGATGATTACGACGATTGTGATGTACATGCTCACTATTCCTATTATCGGTACATAAACCGGCTTTTTGACAACCTGGCCTACGAGCAGTACCAAGACCAGGGACGATTTAATCGTAACTCTTTCAGACATAACTTCCTTAGGATGCAATTGGTAGATAGCTTGATCGATCACGAACATCTGAAGAATATGATGTTGCGCTCCAATATCGGGCGATACCTGATCAATGCCAATAACGAAGAAGAGGAGCGCAATATGTTGGATCTGTTCATGAACAGCAGTACCAACGAAGATCACAAACTGGAGATCCAGCGATTGGCGGAGAATGCCATGAAACTCACACCAGATCACATCATCCCCAATGTGGCCTTGATCAGCTATGATCAGACCTCCGTGGATCTACATGAAGTTATTCGCAGGCCGACGGTCTTTTATTTTTGGAACACCGAGTCCAGCAATCACTACAAATCCATACACGAACGCGTCGCAAGCCTGAAGTCGGACTATCCCAAGTTCGATTTTGTGGGCATAAACACGGGTGCAGACTACCGAAAGTGGAGAAAGATCATCGACAAAATGGGTTATTTTCCTTCCAGGGAGTACCTGTTCGACAACGTGGAGGTAGGACAAGAAAAGCTTATGGTCGGCTCCATTAATAAGGCGATCATTATAGATGGATCAGGGAATATCCTAGAAGGAAATTCCAACCTCTTCTACAGGGATATTGAAGCCATCCTGGCTGGAATATCTCAAT
- a CDS encoding ABC-F family ATP-binding cassette domain-containing protein: MLSVSNLSVQFGKRVLFDEVNTQFVNGNCYGIIGANGAGKSTFLKILSGKQDPTSGQVHLEPGKRMSVLEQDHSACDEFPVLETVVRGNKELFEIKTEIDRLYADYTDENAEKIGELQVQFEEMNGWNADSDAAALLSNLGIPESLHYSQMSDLDGKQKVRVLLAQALFGNPDVLIMDEPTNDLDYETITWLENFLANYDNCVIVVSHDRHFLDAVCTHISDIDFGKINHYSGNYTFWYQSSQLAARQRAQQNKKAEEKKKELQEFISRFSANVAKSKQATARKKMLEKLNVAEIKPSSRRYPAIIFEQEREAGDQILHVEGLSASMEGEVLFDNIDINLAKGDKVVIYSRDSRATTAFYQIINDQQAADSGTYRWGVTTNQSYLPLDNSTFFQNDMSLVDWLRQWATTEEEREEVYLRGFLGKMLFSGEEALKKSNVLSGGEKVRCMLSRMMMLRANVVMLDEPTNHLDLESITAFNNSLKTYKGTVLFTTHDHEFAQTVANRVIELTPQGAIDRYLTFDEYMSDLKIKELREKMYAVGVNG, translated from the coding sequence ATGTTATCCGTCTCGAATTTGTCTGTGCAGTTTGGTAAACGCGTCCTTTTTGACGAGGTGAATACGCAATTTGTCAATGGTAACTGTTATGGGATCATCGGTGCCAATGGAGCCGGTAAATCCACCTTCCTAAAAATCCTTTCCGGAAAACAGGATCCGACCTCAGGTCAGGTTCACCTGGAACCAGGTAAGCGGATGAGTGTGTTGGAGCAGGATCACAGCGCCTGCGATGAGTTCCCTGTGTTGGAGACCGTTGTTCGAGGAAACAAGGAGTTGTTCGAGATTAAAACCGAGATAGACCGTTTGTATGCTGATTACACAGATGAGAACGCTGAGAAGATAGGTGAGTTGCAGGTTCAATTTGAGGAGATGAACGGCTGGAATGCAGATTCCGATGCGGCGGCACTGCTTAGTAATCTGGGGATACCGGAGAGTTTGCATTACAGTCAGATGTCTGATCTGGATGGAAAGCAAAAAGTTCGAGTGCTTTTGGCTCAGGCCCTTTTTGGTAACCCCGACGTACTCATCATGGATGAGCCCACTAACGACCTGGATTACGAAACGATAACCTGGTTGGAGAATTTTCTTGCCAATTATGATAACTGTGTGATCGTAGTCTCCCACGACCGTCACTTTCTGGATGCTGTTTGTACACACATCAGTGATATTGATTTTGGTAAGATCAATCATTACAGTGGTAATTATACCTTCTGGTACCAAAGTAGTCAGCTGGCCGCTCGTCAACGGGCTCAGCAGAATAAGAAAGCCGAAGAAAAGAAAAAGGAGCTGCAGGAGTTTATCTCTCGTTTTAGTGCTAACGTAGCTAAAAGTAAGCAGGCAACTGCCAGGAAGAAGATGCTGGAAAAACTGAATGTAGCCGAGATCAAGCCATCTTCGCGTCGTTATCCGGCCATCATTTTTGAACAGGAGCGGGAAGCCGGTGATCAGATCCTGCATGTAGAGGGGCTGTCTGCCAGCATGGAAGGAGAAGTATTGTTTGATAATATCGATATCAACCTTGCCAAGGGAGATAAGGTGGTAATTTATTCCCGCGATTCTCGAGCAACTACGGCCTTCTATCAGATCATAAACGATCAGCAGGCTGCAGATTCTGGGACCTACAGATGGGGAGTGACCACTAACCAGAGTTACTTGCCTCTGGACAATAGTACCTTCTTTCAAAACGATATGAGTCTGGTTGATTGGTTACGCCAATGGGCCACGACCGAAGAAGAAAGAGAAGAAGTATACCTACGAGGATTCTTAGGTAAGATGCTGTTTAGTGGTGAAGAAGCCTTGAAAAAATCCAATGTGCTGTCCGGAGGGGAGAAAGTCCGTTGTATGCTTAGTCGTATGATGATGCTACGAGCCAATGTGGTCATGTTGGACGAGCCTACTAACCACCTGGACCTGGAGTCCATTACGGCTTTCAATAACTCTTTGAAGACGTATAAGGGGACCGTTCTCTTTACCACCCACGACCACGAATTTGCCCAGACAGTGGCCAATCGAGTGATCGAGTTAACTCCTCAAGGTGCTATTGACCGATACCTGACTTTCGACGAATATATGAGCGACCTGAAGATCAAGGAATTGAGGGAGAAGATGTATGCGGTTGGAGTGAATGGCTGA
- the pheT gene encoding phenylalanine--tRNA ligase subunit beta, whose amino-acid sequence MKISYNWLKQFINVELPAEEAGELLTDLGLEIEGIESFSSVQGGLEGVVIGEVLTCGKHPNADRLSLTTVDIGTAEAVQIVCGAPNVAAGQKVAVATVGTVLFDAEGKPWTIKKGKIRGEVSMGMICAEDELGLGDSHDGIMVLDKDLIPGTPAAEIFEIEQDEIFEIGLTPNRADAMSHWGVARDLRAGLLQQEIQLELITPSTTNFKIGSRTLKMEVEVHDLDRAPRYCGVTISGLQVSDSPSWLQNRLKAIGLAPINNIVDITNYVLHELGQPLHAFDATKIKGNEVHVRTLPEGTKFVTLDGVERSLHQEDLMICDAEKPMCIAGVFGGEFSGVTEDTTSIFLESAYFDPISVRRTAKRHGLNTDASFRFERGIDPNITEYALMRAAILIMEIAGGEVTSEITDIYPRKIEDHQVVLNFENANRLIGQEIPRETIKQILTSLEIKVNNVTEAGIGMTIPAYRNDVRREADVIEEILRVFGYNNIDFSNKLNATIANQDPNDDHLVQQRISGQLIGQGFYEIMTNSLTASQHLELSPDFKEDQQIGLLNPLSQDLGVMRQSMLFGALESVGYNLNRRQQSVKFFEFGKTYHQLADKREEKKHLMILVAGKKNSPNWQSGQDDLDFFYLKGIVSALLERLGIKQYSEQSATEAIFSEGLDLKIKQGTVVRFGVIKKSVLKALDLEQEVIYADFDWDMILNVIGKGNIQFQAISKYPLVKRDFALLLDQQISFDDLSSAAYKTEHNLLKKVQLFDVYTGKNLPENKKSYALSFTLQDDRKTLTDKQIDKVMGKLQKTFEEQFGAVLR is encoded by the coding sequence ATGAAGATTTCCTATAACTGGCTGAAGCAGTTTATCAATGTGGAACTACCTGCAGAAGAAGCAGGAGAACTCCTTACGGACCTAGGTCTGGAAATAGAAGGCATAGAATCCTTCAGCTCTGTTCAGGGTGGCCTTGAAGGTGTTGTGATCGGTGAGGTACTGACCTGTGGTAAACACCCCAATGCAGACCGACTGTCATTGACCACTGTTGATATTGGAACAGCAGAAGCTGTTCAAATTGTTTGTGGTGCACCCAACGTTGCTGCGGGACAGAAAGTAGCAGTCGCAACTGTTGGCACTGTACTTTTTGATGCCGAGGGTAAACCATGGACCATCAAGAAGGGTAAGATAAGGGGCGAGGTCAGCATGGGTATGATCTGTGCAGAAGATGAATTGGGCCTTGGCGATAGCCATGACGGGATCATGGTTTTGGATAAAGATCTAATTCCAGGTACTCCGGCGGCCGAGATCTTCGAAATAGAACAAGATGAGATCTTTGAGATTGGATTGACTCCCAACCGAGCCGATGCCATGAGCCATTGGGGCGTTGCCCGTGATCTGAGAGCCGGCTTGTTGCAACAGGAGATCCAATTGGAACTGATCACTCCTTCCACCACCAATTTCAAGATTGGTAGCAGGACATTAAAAATGGAGGTCGAGGTCCATGATCTAGACAGGGCACCACGGTATTGTGGAGTCACCATAAGTGGTCTGCAAGTGTCTGACTCTCCGAGCTGGTTGCAAAATAGACTGAAAGCAATAGGCCTGGCACCGATCAACAATATCGTGGATATAACCAATTATGTGCTGCATGAATTGGGACAGCCACTACACGCATTCGACGCAACCAAGATAAAGGGTAATGAGGTACATGTTAGAACCCTGCCCGAAGGTACTAAGTTCGTCACGCTGGACGGTGTGGAAAGAAGCTTGCACCAGGAAGATCTAATGATCTGTGATGCCGAAAAACCCATGTGTATTGCAGGTGTTTTTGGTGGAGAGTTCAGCGGGGTTACCGAAGATACCACCAGTATTTTCCTGGAAAGCGCATACTTTGATCCAATCAGTGTACGTAGAACAGCGAAAAGGCATGGCCTCAACACCGATGCTTCCTTCCGTTTTGAACGAGGAATTGACCCAAACATAACTGAATATGCACTGATGCGCGCAGCCATCCTGATCATGGAGATCGCAGGCGGAGAAGTGACCAGTGAGATTACCGATATTTATCCCAGAAAGATTGAAGACCACCAGGTTGTGCTCAACTTTGAGAATGCCAACCGCTTGATCGGTCAGGAAATCCCGAGGGAGACCATTAAACAGATCCTGACCTCTCTGGAGATCAAGGTGAACAATGTTACTGAAGCCGGTATTGGAATGACTATTCCTGCCTATCGGAATGATGTGCGTCGAGAGGCCGATGTCATAGAGGAGATCTTGAGGGTGTTTGGTTATAACAACATTGACTTCTCGAATAAACTCAATGCTACCATAGCCAATCAGGATCCGAATGACGATCATTTGGTCCAACAAAGGATTAGCGGGCAGTTGATCGGTCAGGGGTTTTATGAGATCATGACCAATTCCCTGACAGCTTCTCAGCATCTGGAACTCAGTCCTGATTTTAAAGAAGATCAACAGATCGGCTTGCTCAATCCCTTAAGTCAAGATCTTGGAGTCATGCGACAATCCATGTTATTTGGTGCGCTGGAGTCTGTCGGGTACAACCTGAACAGGCGGCAACAGTCTGTAAAATTCTTCGAATTTGGCAAGACCTATCATCAATTAGCTGACAAACGAGAAGAGAAGAAGCACCTAATGATCCTGGTTGCAGGGAAGAAGAATTCACCCAATTGGCAATCCGGACAGGACGATCTGGACTTCTTCTATCTGAAGGGAATTGTCAGTGCTTTGTTAGAGCGCCTGGGTATTAAACAATATTCAGAACAATCAGCCACAGAAGCTATATTTTCTGAGGGTCTTGATTTGAAGATCAAGCAGGGGACAGTGGTGCGATTTGGAGTTATTAAGAAATCTGTATTGAAAGCTTTAGATCTGGAACAGGAAGTCATCTACGCTGATTTTGACTGGGACATGATCCTGAATGTGATAGGGAAAGGTAATATTCAGTTTCAAGCCATTTCCAAATACCCGCTGGTGAAACGGGATTTTGCTCTATTGTTGGATCAACAGATCAGTTTCGATGATTTGTCTTCAGCTGCCTATAAGACAGAACATAATTTGCTGAAAAAAGTCCAATTGTTTGACGTTTACACCGGGAAAAATCTTCCCGAGAACAAGAAAAGCTATGCCCTTAGTTTTACCTTGCAGGACGACAGAAAAACCTTGACGGACAAACAGATCGACAAGGTCATGGGCAAGCTTCAAAAAACCTTCGAAGAACAATTTGGGGCTGTTCTACGCTAA
- a CDS encoding TlpA disulfide reductase family protein, with product MRPKILILVVLISSVLGCQHATSELDQGLWLLTFHLDNGHDLPVNVEVGSDGTLTFVNAEERVSMEQPIYQGDSVYIMHPVFEGYFKGKLQEGELEGVFVKESLDRIVPFNMIKGDYPRFQSSPADFTAVSGRWESVFSPDSDEDRYPAMGLFSQTGDQVEGTFRTTTGDYRYLQGIMDGDSLKLSTFDGAHVFLFEAHVRDSLMEGVFYSGNHWVEPFTARLNPVYELPDPLGLTGLKEGWETLAFSFPDEQGQMISLADPQFEDQVVVVQLMGSWCPNCLEESRFYASYNKQHRDRGLKFVALAFEYAPDQERAWKGLNRLKEKLQIEYPILLAQYGSSDKEEAAAKLPMLDHVLSYPTTLFIDRKGEVRRIHTGINGEATGRFESFQEDFDLFVQGLLNE from the coding sequence ATGAGACCAAAAATCTTAATCCTTGTTGTACTTATTTCTTCTGTGCTGGGTTGCCAACATGCCACCTCAGAACTAGATCAGGGGCTGTGGTTATTGACCTTTCATTTGGATAACGGGCATGATCTGCCGGTCAATGTGGAGGTTGGATCAGATGGGACCTTAACCTTTGTCAATGCCGAAGAACGGGTTAGTATGGAACAACCCATCTATCAGGGCGATTCCGTTTATATCATGCATCCCGTCTTTGAAGGTTATTTCAAGGGAAAATTACAAGAAGGGGAACTGGAAGGTGTATTTGTAAAGGAAAGTCTGGATAGGATAGTTCCGTTCAATATGATCAAGGGCGATTATCCGCGTTTTCAGTCTTCTCCTGCAGATTTCACGGCAGTAAGTGGCCGATGGGAATCAGTATTTAGTCCGGATTCGGATGAAGACCGTTATCCAGCTATGGGGCTCTTTAGCCAAACAGGAGATCAGGTGGAAGGTACTTTCAGGACCACCACAGGAGACTACAGATATTTACAGGGTATCATGGATGGCGATAGTTTAAAACTGTCCACATTTGACGGAGCACATGTCTTTCTTTTCGAAGCCCATGTCCGAGATAGTTTGATGGAAGGCGTCTTTTATAGCGGGAACCATTGGGTAGAACCATTTACAGCACGCCTTAACCCGGTATATGAGCTTCCTGATCCTTTAGGGCTAACCGGGCTCAAAGAAGGTTGGGAGACCTTAGCGTTTTCCTTTCCGGATGAGCAAGGGCAAATGATCTCTTTGGCCGATCCCCAATTTGAAGACCAGGTTGTCGTGGTTCAGCTGATGGGAAGTTGGTGCCCCAATTGCCTGGAAGAATCCAGGTTCTATGCTTCCTACAACAAACAGCACAGGGATAGAGGTTTGAAATTTGTGGCCCTTGCCTTCGAGTACGCACCGGATCAGGAGCGGGCCTGGAAAGGACTCAACCGATTAAAAGAAAAACTTCAAATTGAGTACCCGATATTACTAGCCCAATACGGAAGCAGTGATAAGGAGGAAGCGGCGGCCAAACTGCCGATGCTAGATCATGTGTTGTCTTATCCGACCACTCTTTTCATTGATAGAAAAGGGGAGGTCAGAAGGATTCATACTGGCATCAATGGTGAGGCAACCGGACGCTTTGAGTCTTTCCAAGAAGATTTCGATCTGTTCGTGCAAGGACTTCTTAACGAATAG
- a CDS encoding alpha/beta hydrolase, with amino-acid sequence MIFLSRTIAILLFTTLFLGCQDTAFESGQVSVHQINSELLQRSVEYSLYTPTNSTQSLPEQIIYLLHGHGGDHRDWFQDEEGAVAAILDSLIDNNIIPPVLAVSANMGNSWYVNRPAPAQDFYLQEFIQHIESTYLQSEPKQRLLAGNSAGGYGGLRFSLIRPELFENTILLSPASYTPLPPDISSSRKVEAFAVNGKFNDSIWDSFSYLHLLKRLKPGDQLPGFYISTGDDDVYNIVPAVTRIQQEFLSLGITNELRITNGGHDWDCWKSNFAEALSLIYQQ; translated from the coding sequence ATGATTTTTCTCTCCAGAACGATCGCTATCCTTCTTTTCACCACGCTATTCTTAGGCTGCCAGGATACCGCATTTGAATCCGGGCAAGTGTCCGTCCATCAGATCAATTCCGAACTACTTCAACGTTCTGTAGAATATTCGCTATACACCCCGACCAATTCGACCCAAAGTCTGCCTGAACAAATTATATATCTGCTGCACGGTCATGGAGGCGACCACAGGGATTGGTTCCAGGACGAGGAAGGGGCTGTGGCGGCCATACTTGACTCTTTGATCGATAACAACATAATCCCGCCCGTCCTGGCCGTATCAGCCAATATGGGCAATAGCTGGTACGTCAATCGTCCTGCTCCGGCCCAGGATTTTTACCTGCAGGAGTTTATTCAACACATCGAAAGCACCTATTTGCAGTCTGAACCAAAGCAGAGATTACTGGCAGGAAATTCGGCAGGAGGATACGGTGGGCTGCGCTTTTCATTGATTCGACCTGAACTTTTTGAGAACACCATTTTACTGAGTCCTGCCTCCTACACCCCGCTTCCTCCAGATATTTCCTCCTCCAGAAAGGTGGAAGCGTTTGCTGTGAATGGAAAGTTCAATGATTCCATTTGGGATTCCTTCTCTTATTTGCATTTATTGAAGCGGCTGAAACCGGGCGATCAACTACCGGGATTCTATATTTCTACCGGAGACGATGATGTCTACAACATAGTTCCGGCCGTGACGCGCATCCAGCAGGAATTTTTAAGCCTTGGGATCACCAATGAGTTGAGAATCACCAACGGTGGACACGATTGGGACTGCTGGAAGAGCAATTTTGCCGAGGCGTTAAGCTTGATCTATCAACAATAA